From one Culex quinquefasciatus strain JHB chromosome 3, VPISU_Cqui_1.0_pri_paternal, whole genome shotgun sequence genomic stretch:
- the LOC119769131 gene encoding coiled-coil domain-containing protein AGAP005037-like, translating into NLKKNVLQVRTDDSTSDDSSQAIQYTVNTKISQSQLYPDNNTTSIGLRRLHSYPSGSDTDTSPPQPMRPIGKPPVPERNSDLLSKVNGKRIPPPPPPRTSSRSPLASPTSPNMPDHQSLDICLSSINLEHYSKESEIDSSFESFDSDNSQRQQVLEERHQELLKKQKQLQEQYQKLQQLNKNSIPLASSTINDDLIVTRELNFPGKLRPMKNSDESCIEMTNMQSATNGNIPSDTTNDLNLVSGSVMNISKTTNKVYETDIL; encoded by the coding sequence aatttaaaaaaaaatgtattgcagGTTCGTACAGATGACTCAACATCAGACGATAGCTCACAGGCAATACAGTACACAGTAAATACGAAAATTTCTCAGTCACAGCTTTACCCAGATAACAATACTACAAGCATAGGACTACGTCGTTTACACTCCTATCCTAGTGGATCAGATACTGATACAAGTCCACCACAACCTATGAGACCGATTGGTAAACCACCCGTGCCAGAACGTAATTCAGATCTTCTATCCAAAGTGAACGGTAAACgaattcctcctcctcctcctcctcgcaCTAGTTCACGTAGCCCTTTAGCCAgtccaacaagcccaaatatGCCTGATCATCAATCTCTAGATATTTGTCTAAGTTCGATTAACCTTGAACATTATTCAAAAGAATCTGAAATAGATTCAAGCTTTGAATCATTTGACTCGGATAATTCACAACGCCAGCAAGTATTAGAAGAGCGCCATCAAGAATTATTAAAGAAACAAAAGCAGTTGCAAGAGCAATATCAAAAACTGCAgcaattgaataaaaatagtATACCTTTGGCATCTTCCACCATCAATGATGATTTAATAGTAACCCGCGAACTGAATTTTCCCGGTAAATTAAGACCCATGAAAAATAGTGATGAAAGCTGCATAGAAATGACTAATATGCAATCGGCCACTAATGGAAACATTCCTTCAGATACTACTAACGACCTCAACTTAGTATCCGGCTCTGTAATGAATATTtctaaaacaacaaataaagtTTATGAAACTGATATACTGTGA